The Pleuronectes platessa chromosome 22, fPlePla1.1, whole genome shotgun sequence region TAATAGCACTCTTTGGCTCAGAGGAATAGCTGTATAAAGCAATATTTGttagttaaatatatatattgttggtATTGGATGGATTTTTTGACAATTAAAAGCCTAAAGAATATCAAACATATCCTTTCAATCTTTTTGTCTGCCAAGTGAAAGATATTGGTGCTTTGAAATGGAAAATTGCAGCGTAAGGAGAAGTGACGAAAAGTAACTTTGTATTTAAGGCATTTGAATGGCGCtcagttaaatatatatattgttggtATTGGATGGATTTTTTGACAATTAAAAGCCTAAAGAATATCATCAGACATATCTTTTCAATCATATTGTCTGCCAAGTGAAAGATATTTGTGCTTTGAAATGGAAAATTGCAGCGTAAGGAGAAGTGACGAAAAGTAGCTTTGTATTTAAGGCATTTGAATGGCGCTCAGAGTGACTCAAAGCAAAtgcaaatcataaaaaaaacagttgtaaACAGTATTGTAAGGAGCCTAGCAACAAGAAGTCAGAGGGAACTGGTGGCCAGGTAGCATTGGAGGGTGATAAGTAGATACGTGGCTCCTACTGATGCCATGAACTCATCCCGATTAGCCTGAGCAGTGGGCAGACTACGTGAGGGCCCTCAGAGCCGACTGTGCGTGAGGTTTGTCTCCCTCCATTGCCTCCCCAGGGGCAGGGCGGCGCAGGGCAGCCACAGCCTCGGCTGTCATTCCTAGGGGAGAAAGGCTAGACACAAGGAGCTGTGAGAAGGGCCCCGCCCCTCGCCGCACCCGACGAGGGGGCTGACAGCTCTAAACCCTCCCATAAACACCCACACCCCACCTCCCACATTCATAATATATACCCTATACTTTCACCCCTTTGCTTTTTGTTTCTAACCCATTTCAGCCCACCATTCCTCCGTTACAGTTTTCACTCAAGGACCGCTACAATTAAAGTCACTTAGAGCAAAAGTAAGCTAACAAGTTTGCCTGAGGACATGGTGCTAAAGCACCAAACACATGTGCTATCAATAAAACTGAGACTTGGTATGATGTAATGGCATTGTCTGTTGTTGGTTTTCCTTCTTTCGGGTTTCAGCACAGAATTAGAACAACAGATCAGAAAGAAAAATTTGGAAATTAATGAAATCCAAATTATAAAAGGTTTAACTGAGAATCAATGGTCAGGATCTAACAATGTGTAATTACTGAAATCTGTGACAAATGCAATGTTTAAATCCATCTTTGTGATTGCAAATATTACTGCAGTAAAGTTTATGGTGGtttaaatgtgttgtgtttgcctTATTTCAAATAAGAACTCCATCTGGAGCATTAGCAGAAAATCCAAATGATAGGACTGTCTGACTGTTCTAATTCTATGCCTGCAGCCCGATGCAAACACTGACAATGAGAGAAGCATGTCAACTAGGGTTTAGGAAGTGCACATAATGCAATTCTACCTGAGCGTAGGGACCAAATGCAGATAACACTACAACACAGTACAGGCATATATGGGATACTCACCTTCATCCTGATTGAAGATTATATTTTTGCAGAGCAGGTCGTTGTGGCAGAAAACTACGGGGGAGCCCAGCACCGACAAACTCTGCTGGAGCCACACCAGCTCTTCTCTGAGGCAGCGGGGGCTGGGCACCTCCATGCGCAACCTGGAGAGGGCAGAGAGTTACAGAGGGTGAGGATATTGAAAAGAAGTAGGAGTAATAATGCTGAGAGAGATGGAGGTAGTCAGTATGGGCAACTTgaaagtaaacacaaaacaaaagatgAATCCACAGAGAGTGGTTACAGATCTAGTCTTTAAGTTAAATAAACCACATTTCCCCAAAAATTAATCACATAAAATTAATCTGAGCAAAAGATTGAGTCAACCAAAACTATCCTTATTTCACTAATAGAAATAAAACCTGACTTTAGGTAAGTAAgtaattattagtattattacaGTTGTTCAacataaaatgacacaaaatttctGGCTGCCCAATTAAGTTTAATTCAATTACTATATTTGTCAGGTTATGCTAACATTTAGTCATAACAGACAATTACGATAAAGTTAACTATCCTGACTCGGATTTATCAGGTGATGATGACGTaatgtgaaaaataacattGGAAATGGAAAGAATCAGTTCTCATTTATActtcacatttttataaaagaaCCCTGAGATACTGCAGGTGTCACTGTCTCACAGGTATCTGCATTTCTGTCACTATGTTAATATTTGAATGTCAtcgatggaaataaaaaattagGCTGAAAAAGGATATGTTTGTTTTGGATTCATTTGGGCACTGCAATACCTGAAGGTAGTTGTTATTGGCAGTGCCACTGTCAGTCAATCAAGACTCAATGGGGTCAAAGTGCCCAAAGTGTGTGACTGAATAAGATAATTGTGATACAGCACACGTGTATTAGTTGTGTACATCTGTTCTTTCATGTCAGGGCTGACACAATCTGAAACCAATATATCAAAATTTGAACTGAAGCCCCTTTCTTACAAACATGACACTTTGGACGTTTCAGGTACAggattaaaacacaaaaaatatgatacaacataaaacaaataaaatgaacacCAGGGTGAAAAAGCTGTATAAAAACCAATGATTAATACCTAATATCTGAATATGAGCTGGAACAAATTACCATGACATAAATTTAATATTAAGATTAAAACCCTTAATAAAAAAAGTTCAGGAGAAAAGTAGTATTTAGCAATGAAAAGAAAATCGAGTATCTTGGTGATCTGTTTAAAACAGATTATGGAAGAAAATATCTGAAATGGCGAGGTGATTTTAAGCTTTATAGACAAGTCAATGGAAACCTTTCAAATCCATTCTGAAGGAGGGCAAGCAGTCAGAGCAGTGTCTTACACAGTGGGGTAATATgatccttttctttgttttggttAAGGCTAGCCTATTGAGCTGAGTATGTTTCGTAGTTTTCAGTAAGACTTTAAAGTGAAAAGGGAACTACAATAATCAAAAAAATCTGGTAACAAAGATGTGAATGAGCATTTCTGTAtcgtttaaaatgaaaaatgggATGTTATGACCTTGTTAAAGAGTTCAATTAAGTTCTGAGTTTAAAATCACTCTTGGGTTTGTGACTTTGGTTTTACTTTTATGTAATGGACatttaataaagaaaactatttaaggccaatgtatgcttctgcgttttgacggacacggacagataggaccgccctctccaacgtggaacgccctctccgtgcctctccgaggctcctcggagagcttttcgtgccgctctcatttttctaactacacgtcgaaatgacggacagcccacggatagcacttggctgtgattggtccgctaacgccagcatttcggaatggaaacttcctgttccattccctacatcacaataaaccaaaatcacaactacgactctatgattaatgtgacaagtgtgttaagccagcggcgttgtccggctgacggtggctggttagagcacttacagcatgtgtgtacggtcacatacggttataacgaactttgataacggggttagcgggctagccaccatgctaactgcggtgggaacagcgcaaaaacccgctgactttaatcccacggctctcatgacactgtttctcaaacaccgtcaggttagaagcaaacacttggtagtagttagtatcgggtgtccgtgctgactgtgtgtggaagctggggggagctagctgcctccgtgtagcttcaagctgttgcagctgttgaattagcaacgcagtttggaaacaagaccggggaaccgctgcgctaagacacgataacaaaagcattttgacctgctgggtgtcactttattcagcaaaaactgtcgcgtcatcaacatcctttttctgttagttgccatcgttcactgtgtgtgaggagccgggaggacgtaaataaaccagcgtggacttcttctatatacctcatgaggtaggcttgtctaagctcgacttccgtctcgccatctactgttctggcggtgaattgttttcacaacaaaaaggctcgtagaactataaatcaaaaagggtctgtccgatccgtccgtccgtcattccgaaacggactcggagaagcatactgaggcctttaggcTTACATAAGAGTGATACAAGAAATTTAGAGTCATGGTGCTGTCTAGCTGAGGTGGTATTTACAACCCCCTCTGCAAGTTTGAAGTAACATTCTCTCACATTTCCAAGGTGCTGCTCTTTTAATTTTCACTGTTTAAAGAGAAAGCATCATAAACTCTGACATTATCTCTTTGGAATGCAATAGTTACAGTAGAAAACACGTTTGTCAAACCGGTTGAGATCATGAAAGGGATTCAACGCCCCTCTTCAGTCATGTGAGGCATGTCGAACACTGATAACGAAAACTCATCTGTTGTGCCATTGAACCTTGCGGTTGTTTAGATAATTTATGACACTGAGGTTGGGGTCATAATTCTATATTGAGGTAACTGAGAACAGATACAAGAGACAGAGTCAAATGttccaaaacaaatataatttaataatttttttgaatAATTAGGTGTAGTTAAATGTCtataacaaaacacttttgattATATAGTCCATCAGATCCATTCATTGTAGGGCTTGTAAATTTCCATGATCTTCTATATGAGCTCCAACACATACTATGGATGAGACTTGAAGAAGTACtgaacagctctctctctctctctctctgagaggCATAATTTGCatagatatttgtttatttgagagGGCCTTATAGGAAAGCTGCCTTCATACATTACTTCCCTGTTAGTTTGCTACAGAGGTACTTTATAATAATTGATCTAGGGAAGAAAATCGGCCACATTTGTGGGCCTGGCAGTTTTCAATAACCCTGATACTATAGGGTCTCACCTGGCGTTCCGCTCAGGGTCCTTGAAGTGCCTGGGGATGAGAGCAAAGTACTTGCCCATCTTTAGCCACATGTCAGACTGGGGCACCCAGCCATTGTGGGCATGAATGGCATGGTACTTGGCCAGCTGCCTGGCAATGAGCCTGTAAGTACAGCAAGCAAAATGGGAAAATTTTAGTTAGAGCATGAGCGATAAGGTGGAATATGAGTCCAGGCTTCAGTCGTCATAAACTAAAAAGGTATAATCTTGTCAAGAAGTGAAATCTGAGCAAGACTCAGGTTACAGCAAAAAACCTTGTTATTTAGGTCATACTTTTGTGGATTAAGGGAAGAAAGGGAAAGCAGAAATAGAAAGGATAGTGGGGGAGGAGAAAAATATATGCAGTTAAAACTCTTgagtatatttgtgtttgtgtctgtaaagGATACGCGAGTAGGGCGTAGACAAACCTATGCTTAAAGTCATATGACTTCCCAACAATGTGTTTACCTGAAAACAGGTTTGCTGCGAATGTGTTCAGGCTCCAGGGCAGTTCCTTGCAGAAATTCATAACACAAGCCATTATTGAAGGTACAGAAGAGGCGCGGGGCACAGCGATGTGCTTGTAGTACTCTGAAGCTTTTAATCTCATTCTCCCGGTCCACCAGCAGTTCGGTTTTGTTGCCGTAAATACGGACCAGCACCACATCCAGCATGACTGGACCCACATAGCAGCCCAGCAGCTTATTGGTTATTCCATCTGTGAAAAACTGTGTGTACAAATAGAAGAAAGAGTGAAAACATATTCTGTCCAGTGTTTTAACTACGTCACTTGAGGCCTATGGTTTGATGATAATGGGACCATCTTATGCCTAAACTCGAAGAGAGTCAGGGTCTggcaaacaacaggaaaaagagCACGACTTCATGATGCCCGAAAAAAGCTGGGcgtgtctgtctctgttgtgAAGCCTGGGACATTTCTGTATAGAGTGAGGACCCAACATACCAGCCAAATTGTTCACTCTAGGAGGGATTGTCTGAAAACGACAGGATCGTgaggaattttatttttttgcgtgATGAAGCAATGGCTGGCACTTTGCTGAGTTCCCACTTTGCTCCCATTGATGAGCGTAGGCAAAGGTTGCGGAGCATGTGATCGTCCTCGGTATGTTTACCAAGCAAAGCCACACACCCTAGTTTGTTTTGGGGAACTGAAAGTACTGAGCTTTCAGGGGATTCAAGGAATCGA contains the following coding sequences:
- the etnk1 gene encoding ethanolamine kinase 1; the encoded protein is MANYIHVPDEAPAVPKIDVTVDEADYRPGALTLLKELRPSWKPSEVKIKFFTDGITNKLLGCYVGPVMLDVVLVRIYGNKTELLVDRENEIKSFRVLQAHRCAPRLFCTFNNGLCYEFLQGTALEPEHIRSKPVFRLIARQLAKYHAIHAHNGWVPQSDMWLKMGKYFALIPRHFKDPERNARLRMEVPSPRCLREELVWLQQSLSVLGSPVVFCHNDLLCKNIIFNQDEGNVKFIDYEYAGYNYQAYDIGNHFNEFAGLNEVDYSHYPDRAFQLQWLRSYLEAYKDHKAQGTDVTDREVEILYVQVNRFALASHFIWGLWALIQAKFSTIDFDFLGYAVLRFNQYLKMKPEVLGLTLPE